From Coffea arabica cultivar ET-39 chromosome 2e, Coffea Arabica ET-39 HiFi, whole genome shotgun sequence, the proteins below share one genomic window:
- the LOC113724891 gene encoding uncharacterized protein isoform X2, whose translation MVLSIEQSTSPKYLSSTGLIQTGNLIQSSSISEYDLGAEGDLFKAPEPIIEEPVMGLDPVAAAISMISCGGDVIASQDLKVSDIESSIDNGQLLSEVFYECKKDILAKEATEATFSEVLDVKVPAEKLIAGGDFLSQGSFQKSVSSGCLSSMQWIHGAPMRPNFLDFPGLDLGAVYGMRRAYSEGDIKTLGNGSINLFHSPAGQQPPIITSCTSEDRQEKLSRYRNKRTKRNFGRKIKIINVECAHDFCTPVRLQESFGRQSAKDPWKICKNGRNRFFQEAIAVNT comes from the exons ATGGTATTATCTATCGAGCAGTCGACATCTCCAAAATACCTGTCCAGCACAGGGTTGATACAAACG GGTAACCTGATTCAGTCATCCTCGATCTCAGAGTATGACCTTGGGGCAGAAGGCGATCTATTTAAGGCTCCAGAACCCATAATTGAAGAGCCAGTTATGGGCCTTGATCCAGTGGCAGCTGCAATTTCAATGATCTCTTGTGGTGGAGATGTTATTGCTTCTCAAGACCTCAAGGTGTCGGATATTGAATCATCAATAGATAATGGACAACTTCTCAGTGAGGTTTTTTACGAGTGCAAGAAGGACATTTTAGCAAAAGAAGCTACAGAAGCAACATTCTCTGAAGTTCTGGATGTCAAAGTTCCTGCAGAAAAGTTGATTGCAGGCGGAGATTTTCTTTCTCAAGGATCATTCCAGAAAAGTGTTAGTTCAGGGTGTCTAAGCTCAATGCAATGGATTCATGGTGCTCCAATGAGGCCTAATTTCCTTGATTTTCCTGGATTGGACCTGGGGGCTGTCTATGGTATGCGAAGAGCATACAGTGAAGGAGACATAAAG ACTCTTGGTAATGGCAGCATAAACCTATTCCATTCTCCAGCGGGACAACAACCACCAATCATTACCAGTTGCACATCTGAAGATCGCCAGGAAAAGCTCTCTAGATACAGGAATAAGAGGACAAAGAGGAACTTTGGGAGAAAAATAAAG ATAATTAATGTGGAGTGCGCTCATGATTTTTGTACTCCAGTACGCTTGCAGGAAAGCTTTGGCAGACAGTCAGCCAAGGATCCGTGGAAGATTTGCAAAAACGGAAGAAACAGATTCTTCCAAGAAGCAATAGCTGTTAATACATGA
- the LOC113724890 gene encoding protein BOBBER 1 yields MAILSDYEEEDQQKPISSSSSVKPFNAVLDPSNPLGFLEAALEFLAKESDLFKSDSLVKDVNAVVRQVKDKVEAEERKRKEKAAPVNGNAEKKIKEDMPQAVVKEEVKDVEVESQMISEAKEDAKDDDKGARAPNKGNGLDLDNYSWTQTLQEVNVNIPVPPGTKSRFIACEIKKNHLKFGLKGQPPIIDGELYQPIRVDDSIWSLEDQRFVSICLSKQNQMEWWKCLVKGSPEVDTQKVEPENSKLSDLDPETRSTVEKMMFDQRQKSMGLPTSDEMQKQEILKKFMAEHPEMDFSRAKIS; encoded by the exons ATGGCGATACTCTCCGATTACGAAGAAGAAGATCAACAGAAGCCGATATCTTCTTCATCATCGGTAAAGCCTTTTAACGCCGTTCTTGATCCGTCAAATCCGTTGGGGTTTCTGGAGGCGGCGTTGGAGTTCTTGGCGAAGGAGTCCGATCTTTTCAAGAGCGATTCTTTGGTGAAAGATGTGAACGCGGTGGTGCGTCAGGTGAAGGATAAGGTGGAGGCCGAGGagaggaagaggaaagaaaaggcgGCTCCAGTTAATGGTAATGCTGAAAAGAAAATCAAGGAAGACATGCCTCAGGCGGTGGTTAAGGAAGAAGTCAAGGACGTGGAAGTGGAGAGTCAGATGATTAGCGAGGCCAAGGAGGACGCAAAAGATGATGACAAGGGAGCTCGag CTCCCAACAAAGGCAATGGCCTTGATCTGGATAATTATTCTTGGACCCAGACACTCCAGGAGGTCAATGTAAATATTCCTGTCCCTCCAGGAACAAAATCAAGGTTCATTGCATGTGAGATAAAGAAGAACCATCTTAAATTTGGGCTGAAGGGTCAGCCTCCCATAATTGAT GGTGAACTTTATCAGCCAATCAGGGTCGACGATTCCATTTGGAGCTTAG AGGATCAGAGATTTGTCTCTATATGCCTAAGCAAACAGAACCAGATGGAGTGGTGGAAGTGTCTGGTGAAAGGGAGCCCTGAAGTTGATACTCAGAAAGTGGAGCCTGAGAATAGCAAATTATCAGACTTGGACCCAGAAACACGATCAACTGTGGAGAAGATGATG TTTGACCAGAGACAGAAGTCCATGGGCCTTCCTACAAGTGATGAGATGCAGAAACAGGAGATACTGAAGAAATTTATGGCTGAG CATCCAGAAATGGACTTCTCTAGAGCAAAgatatcataa
- the LOC113724891 gene encoding uncharacterized protein isoform X3, translating into MYAETGMMFPYCQSYPQEVQQLPDFYFAQKPNVLAGNLIQSSSISEYDLGAEGDLFKAPEPIIEEPVMGLDPVAAAISMISCGGDVIASQDLKVSDIESSIDNGQLLSEVFYECKKDILAKEATEATFSEVLDVKVPAEKLIAGGDFLSQGSFQKSVSSGCLSSMQWIHGAPMRPNFLDFPGLDLGAVYGMRRAYSEGDIKTLGNGSINLFHSPAGQQPPIITSCTSEDRQEKLSRYRNKRTKRNFGRKIKYACRKALADSQPRIRGRFAKTEETDSSKKQ; encoded by the exons atgtacGCAGAGACTGGGATGATGTTCCCTTACTGTCAGAGCTACCCTCAAGAAGTTCAGCAGCTTCCAGACTTCTATTTTGCTCAGAAACCCAATGTTTTAGCG GGTAACCTGATTCAGTCATCCTCGATCTCAGAGTATGACCTTGGGGCAGAAGGCGATCTATTTAAGGCTCCAGAACCCATAATTGAAGAGCCAGTTATGGGCCTTGATCCAGTGGCAGCTGCAATTTCAATGATCTCTTGTGGTGGAGATGTTATTGCTTCTCAAGACCTCAAGGTGTCGGATATTGAATCATCAATAGATAATGGACAACTTCTCAGTGAGGTTTTTTACGAGTGCAAGAAGGACATTTTAGCAAAAGAAGCTACAGAAGCAACATTCTCTGAAGTTCTGGATGTCAAAGTTCCTGCAGAAAAGTTGATTGCAGGCGGAGATTTTCTTTCTCAAGGATCATTCCAGAAAAGTGTTAGTTCAGGGTGTCTAAGCTCAATGCAATGGATTCATGGTGCTCCAATGAGGCCTAATTTCCTTGATTTTCCTGGATTGGACCTGGGGGCTGTCTATGGTATGCGAAGAGCATACAGTGAAGGAGACATAAAG ACTCTTGGTAATGGCAGCATAAACCTATTCCATTCTCCAGCGGGACAACAACCACCAATCATTACCAGTTGCACATCTGAAGATCGCCAGGAAAAGCTCTCTAGATACAGGAATAAGAGGACAAAGAGGAACTTTGGGAGAAAAATAAAG TACGCTTGCAGGAAAGCTTTGGCAGACAGTCAGCCAAGGATCCGTGGAAGATTTGCAAAAACGGAAGAAACAGATTCTTCCAAGAAGCAATAG
- the LOC113724891 gene encoding uncharacterized protein isoform X1, which produces MYAETGMMFPYCQSYPQEVQQLPDFYFAQKPNVLAGNLIQSSSISEYDLGAEGDLFKAPEPIIEEPVMGLDPVAAAISMISCGGDVIASQDLKVSDIESSIDNGQLLSEVFYECKKDILAKEATEATFSEVLDVKVPAEKLIAGGDFLSQGSFQKSVSSGCLSSMQWIHGAPMRPNFLDFPGLDLGAVYGMRRAYSEGDIKTLGNGSINLFHSPAGQQPPIITSCTSEDRQEKLSRYRNKRTKRNFGRKIKIINVECAHDFCTPVRLQESFGRQSAKDPWKICKNGRNRFFQEAIAVNT; this is translated from the exons atgtacGCAGAGACTGGGATGATGTTCCCTTACTGTCAGAGCTACCCTCAAGAAGTTCAGCAGCTTCCAGACTTCTATTTTGCTCAGAAACCCAATGTTTTAGCG GGTAACCTGATTCAGTCATCCTCGATCTCAGAGTATGACCTTGGGGCAGAAGGCGATCTATTTAAGGCTCCAGAACCCATAATTGAAGAGCCAGTTATGGGCCTTGATCCAGTGGCAGCTGCAATTTCAATGATCTCTTGTGGTGGAGATGTTATTGCTTCTCAAGACCTCAAGGTGTCGGATATTGAATCATCAATAGATAATGGACAACTTCTCAGTGAGGTTTTTTACGAGTGCAAGAAGGACATTTTAGCAAAAGAAGCTACAGAAGCAACATTCTCTGAAGTTCTGGATGTCAAAGTTCCTGCAGAAAAGTTGATTGCAGGCGGAGATTTTCTTTCTCAAGGATCATTCCAGAAAAGTGTTAGTTCAGGGTGTCTAAGCTCAATGCAATGGATTCATGGTGCTCCAATGAGGCCTAATTTCCTTGATTTTCCTGGATTGGACCTGGGGGCTGTCTATGGTATGCGAAGAGCATACAGTGAAGGAGACATAAAG ACTCTTGGTAATGGCAGCATAAACCTATTCCATTCTCCAGCGGGACAACAACCACCAATCATTACCAGTTGCACATCTGAAGATCGCCAGGAAAAGCTCTCTAGATACAGGAATAAGAGGACAAAGAGGAACTTTGGGAGAAAAATAAAG ATAATTAATGTGGAGTGCGCTCATGATTTTTGTACTCCAGTACGCTTGCAGGAAAGCTTTGGCAGACAGTCAGCCAAGGATCCGTGGAAGATTTGCAAAAACGGAAGAAACAGATTCTTCCAAGAAGCAATAGCTGTTAATACATGA